Proteins encoded within one genomic window of Ovis aries strain OAR_USU_Benz2616 breed Rambouillet chromosome 1, ARS-UI_Ramb_v3.0, whole genome shotgun sequence:
- the RXFP4 gene encoding relaxin-3 receptor 2, with the protein MPTPNASAPLPAFWVNASGGSVLSAADATMPVGFLALRVSVALAYGLVGAVGLLGNLAVLWVLGNCARRAPCPPSDTFVFNLALADLGLALTLPFWAAESALDFHWPFGGALCKIVLTATVLNIYASIFLITALSVARYWVVAVAAGPGTHLSLFWARVATLAMWVAAALVTVPTAVFGAEGEVSGVRLCLLRFPSRYWLGAYQLQRVVLAFTVPLGIITTSYLLLLAFLRRRRRRWRDSRGVAHSIRILLASFFLCWFPNHVVTLWGVLVKFDLVPWDSTFYTVHTYVFPVTTCLAHTNSCLNPVLYCLLRREPQRALADTFRDLRARLWPQGRGWVEHVALKEMSRQWTESTTQEGGLSTMLTNLDKGTPG; encoded by the coding sequence AGCGTGCTGAGTGCTGCTGATGCCACGATGCCTGTTGGATTCCTAGCCCTGAGGGTCTCGGTTGCCCTGGCCTACGGGCTTGTGGGGGCTGTCGGCTTGCTGGGAAATTTGGCCGTGCTGTGGGTGCTGGGTAACTGTGCTCGGCGTGCCCCTTGCCCACCTTCTGACACTTTCGTCTTCAACCTGGCTCTGGCAGACCTGGGGCTAGCACTCACCCTCCCCTTCTGGGCAGCCGAGTCGGCACTGGACTTCCACTGGCCCTTCGGAGGTGCCCTCTGCAAGATAGTCCTAACGGCCACCGTCCTCAACATCTACGCCAGCATCTTCCTCATCACAGCGTTGAGTGTCGCCCGGTACTGGGTGGTGGCCGTGGCTGCAGGGCCAGGCACCCACCTCTCGCTCTTCTGGGCCCGCGTGGCCACCCTGGCCATGTGGGTGGCAGCTGCTCTGGTGACGGTGCCCACAGCTGTCTTTGGGGCCGAGGGCGAGGTGAGTGGTGTGCGCCTGTGCCTGCTGCGCTTCCCCAGCAGGTACTGGCTGGGGGCCTACCAGCTGCAGAGGGTGGTCCTGGCCTTTACGGTGCCACTGGGCATCATCACCACcagctacctgctgctgctggccTTCTTGCGGCGGCGGCGCCGGCGATGGCGGGACAGCAGGGGGGTGGCCCACTCCATCCGCATCCTTCTGGCCTCCTTCTTCCTCTGCTGGTTCCCCAACCATGTGGTCACGCTCTGGGGTGTCCTGGTGAAGTTTGACCTGGTGCCCTGGGACAGCACTTTCTACACCGTCCACACCTATGTCTTTCCTGTCACCACCTGCCTGGCGCACACCAACAGCTGCCTCAACCCCGTGCTGTACTGCCTTCTCAGGCGGGAGCCTCAGCGGGCCCTGGCAGACACCTTCAGGGACCTGCGAGCAAGGCTGTGGCCCCAGGGTCGGGGCTGGGTGGAACACGTGGCCCTAAAGGAAATGAGCAGGCAGTGGACGGAGAGCACCACTCAGGAGGGTGGCCTTTCCACCATGCTCACCAACCTGGACAAAGGGACACCTGGGTGA